GTTTGATTCATCTTAATTGCTTCTTTCAAATGCTTTTCTGCTAAGTCAAACTTGTAAAGATTTAAGTAAGCTTCACCTATACCTGAGTGTGCAAGTTCAATTATTTTAATATCTTGGTTAGGAGCTTGTAAAACCTTCCTATAAGCTATAACAGCTTTACCATAATTACTACTCTTTGCTTGTTTATCAGCTTCTTTGAAAATAGATAATACTTCTTCATCAGTTAGCTCTTCTTTGACTGTTACCTCTTTTGGCAGAATAAAGCCATCTTCGGTTACCACAAGCTCTTTGAGTGGATTCTGCTCCAACACTTCTTTTGTGCAATAACGGGTATCAAAAAATTTCATTTTCAACACATCCTTTATTTCACTAAATTTGTTATATATACTCTTGCGAGTGACAGCTAATGTTTTCCTTATTGTGTCAGCAGTCAGTTTGTTCTTAAAATTAGCTCTCCCAAAAGTATAAATGACTGCAGCAGCCCAAGCCTCAGGCTTGGCTATTGATGCCCTTTTTCGCTTACCTGTCTGCCGACAGGCAAGATTTGTGAAATCGTCCCATATTTTAAGACAAATATCTAACTCTTCTTTACTAAACTTATTTTGACTACAAATTTTTCTTATAATTAACTTTACAAGCTCAATAGCCTCTGTTTCCTTATCCATATTAGTCTCTGTATAAGTTAAATCAAAGCATCCAGCTTCTTTTTAAGTTCCTCTTTTTGGTAATACACCTACCAGTTGCTCCACTGCGTTACCATTTTTAAAGATAATAAATGTAGGTATACTCCTTATCTTGCAGAATGATGCAGTTTTAGGATTTTCATCCACATTTAACTTACAAACCTTGGCCTTTCCTTCGTATTCTTTAGCAAGCTCTTCTACAACTTTACCCATCATCTGGCACGGTATACACCAAGGAGCCCAAAAGTCAACAAATACTGGAATAGATGAACTTTTGACTTCATCGTTAAAATTAGCATCTGTCAGTTCAACTTCAGCTCGAGGTTGCACCTCTCCCAATGGCTCGAGATTTTCGCTTCGCTCCAACATGTTACCTCCTATGAAGGTATAGTGTCAACTTTTATTTGCTTTGTTGAATAATTCACTTTACAAAACTTGCAACACCTTGATTGACACCGATTTATGAGATTCTTCACTTCGTTCAGAATGACAAGGTCAAAATTGTCTAAAACCAAATCAGAGGTTGAAAAGCAAAGGTGCCAAAAATATTTATTCAACAAAGCAAGTTTTATTTAACACCTGCCAATTTCGGTCCTTAGACCATCCTCCTATCCGTGCCATCCCGCTTCTCCGGAATTATGCACACACTAATAACTTTATATCTTCTTTCAGTATCTTACCTTCAAACCCGGGCAACTCTACACTCTTAAGCCATTTTATCCCTATCTCACTAAAAATATCTTTTATCGGAACTTCAATTTCAGGATGCTTGTCTATTAGAAGACGAATGCTGTTTTTCGTCATCGTCTGAAGACGAACAAAAAACATCCTTTGCCTCAAAACAGCTCTTGCATCACGAGTATATTTGCCCGGTGCATATGCGAGAGGTAAAAAAACCAGTACGCAATAAATTAGCCAATACAGTAGAATCTATCTTGTCCGTTTTCTTATCGGCCTCCGCTATTACTTTTACCTTCAATGGATGAACTAATTTTACCTCATCTACCACTTCATCAAGCCAATCGTACATCTCCACAGGATCCTTCGGAAAGTCCCAATTCCTTGTAGCTTCCATCACTGCTTCAATCTCTTCGCCACATTTGCATCCATTAATAAACTTACTTACTCCCGCAAAACTATTCTGCAACACTCCTTGCTTTATTATCTCACCTTTCTCGTTCATTATGGTTCCGTAGCTAAACTTTTTGTGGTAATCTATTCCCACATTTAACATAGTACACCCCCTTTGGCCACATTATACTAATCTTTCTTGTCAGGTGCAACTATGCCTTCATTATATCTCCTTAGTAACGCAGGCTACCAATTCTTGTAAGGGCGAGGTTACCTCGCTCCTACCAAATATTTTTCTGCTGTAAAGGCGGCAAGGGCACCGTCACCTACACTTGTAGCTACCTGCCTTAGCAGTTTCACTCTAACATCACCGGCTGCAAAAATGCCAGAAACAGAAGTCTCCAAATTCTCATCAGTAATTACATAACCATGCGGGTCCAGGTTGACTACCCCCTGCAAGAACTTAGTGTTAGGATTGAGCCCTGCATAAATAAAGACACCTTCCACATCTATGACTTTCTCCTTACCAGTTGTCCTATCCTTTATAGTAACTGATGATATATATTCATCACCATTTATACTAACTAATGTATGGTTAAGATAGAAACTCACTTTCTGCTCTTTTTGTATTTGCTCTTGTAGTATCTTATCCGCAGTTATGTATGGTAGGAATTCAATAAATGTTACATTTGAGACAAACTTGAGTAAGAATAAGCCTTCCTGAATTCCGGAGTTGCCACATCCAACAACAGCTACAGCCTTGTCTTTAAACAATGGACCATCACAGGTAGCACAATAAGAGACTCCTTTTCCACTAAATTTATCTTCACCAAGGATACCAAGTTTTTTGGGCAGTGTCCCTGTTGCGATAATAACTGCATACGCTTTATACTTATGGGTTGCTGTTTTCACAAGTTTAACCCCATTTTCTATCTCTAATGAAATTACTTCTTCAATTACAAACTTAAGCCCAAATCTTGTTGCTTGTACCTGCATCCCTTTCATAAGCTCAGACCCCGAAATCCCGTGAGGGAAGCCGGGGTAGTTCTCTATTAAATGAGTAGTCATAGGAAGTCCACCGGGCGCCAATTTTTCAATAAGCAATGTATTAAGTCTCGCCCTACTTGCATAGATTCCGGCAGAAAGACCAGCAGGTCCTCCACCTATTATAATTAGGTCTTTTATCTCTGTAATAGCCATATCATTATTTTTAAATTTTTAGTTATAGATTTGACTTTTACATTTTAAGACTTAACCTATCACATCATATAAGGATTGTCAATAAATTTAAACTATTTGAGTAATTCTTATATAAATTATTTTCACTTTTTATAGGGGCGTATTGCAATATCCCTACTTAGGCTTAAAAAAACTTGACAAGTAAAGAATTATTAGTAATCATATAAAATTATAGCTAACTAATTTTAACTAGGAGGGGAAAATGAAAAAAAGGTCTGTTTATGTTTGGTTTACTAATGCTTGCAGCTCTCACTACCAATTGTCATGCTCTTGATAAATATGTGGTCGATTTTGTAGTTGCCAATGGCTATGAGCCTGCGATTGCTGTAAACGACAGTGGCTATACCTTTATTGTGTTTACTGCTACTGACTACACCATCCAACTTGAGGTCTATGATAAAGATGGTATATACATTAATGGAACATCAGCAGAGCCAGAGAGGGGTAAAGGTCCTGATGTTGCTTGTTGGGGTGAAGAC
This bacterium DNA region includes the following protein-coding sequences:
- a CDS encoding DUF6398 domain-containing protein, whose protein sequence is MDKETEAIELVKLIIRKICSQNKFSKEELDICLKIWDDFTNLACRQTGKRKRASIAKPEAWAAAVIYTFGRANFKNKLTADTIRKTLAVTRKSIYNKFSEIKDVLKMKFFDTRYCTKEVLEQNPLKELVVTEDGFILPKEVTVKEELTDEEVLSIFKEADKQAKSSNYGKAVIAYRKVLQAPNQDIKIIELAHSGIGEAYLNLYKFDLAEKHLKEAIKMNQTEPSYHYLLGCNYSNWGKSAKGIKELRLALALNPNHPPILQALGWTLHFSGKREEGVRLLKKALELDPKNPLILCDLGVAYASEYKFGEAIVCLEEAVKIAPDDSYVTDTYNHVKFFEQTFKQLSKRNILQKSNLTKDKQLKLWNH
- the trxA gene encoding thioredoxin codes for the protein MLERSENLEPLGEVQPRAEVELTDANFNDEVKSSSIPVFVDFWAPWCIPCQMMGKVVEELAKEYEGKAKVCKLNVDENPKTASFCKIRSIPTFIIFKNGNAVEQLVGVLPKRGT
- the trxB gene encoding thioredoxin-disulfide reductase, with amino-acid sequence MAITEIKDLIIIGGGPAGLSAGIYASRARLNTLLIEKLAPGGLPMTTHLIENYPGFPHGISGSELMKGMQVQATRFGLKFVIEEVISLEIENGVKLVKTATHKYKAYAVIIATGTLPKKLGILGEDKFSGKGVSYCATCDGPLFKDKAVAVVGCGNSGIQEGLFLLKFVSNVTFIEFLPYITADKILQEQIQKEQKVSFYLNHTLVSINGDEYISSVTIKDRTTGKEKVIDVEGVFIYAGLNPNTKFLQGVVNLDPHGYVITDENLETSVSGIFAAGDVRVKLLRQVATSVGDGALAAFTAEKYLVGAR
- a CDS encoding transposase, giving the protein MLNVGIDYHKKFSYGTIMNEKGEIIKQGVLQNSFAGVSKFINGCKCGEEIEAVMEATRNWDFPKDPVEMYDWLDEVVDEVKLVHPLKVKVIAEADKKTDKIDSTVLANLLRTGFFTSRICTGQIYS